One part of the Eucalyptus grandis isolate ANBG69807.140 chromosome 10, ASM1654582v1, whole genome shotgun sequence genome encodes these proteins:
- the LOC104423395 gene encoding uncharacterized protein LOC104423395, producing the protein MRDIISCFSEDSISFSNPSCSHPSKNAFISPSPLPSLQNAVTCVYRTILSKHRKHLLITISWFTTQAGHRDVIMSFDHDPSSSFQLGTNSGLFRKSRSHHRKVEHRNSEVEVFWDFSKAVYETGPEPVDGFYVLVTVDSELGLALGDLATQEAICKKLKVCGSGDTPKFSLVSRRENLSGDSMYSTKARFGKTGIVHDVLIKHRDESEGQTHPVLCVYVDKKIVLKVKRLQWNFRGSQTIFVDGSAIDLLWNVHDWFFGPGTRCATFMFRTRSETSAAAAATTAYDHERLWLEEKLVMQEEEECHGSEFSLLICARKST; encoded by the coding sequence ATGAGAGACATTATCTCTTGCTTCAGCGAGGACTCGATCAGTTTCTCCaacccatcatgctcccacccTTCAAAGAACGCTTtcatctctccctcccctcttcCTTCGCTCCAAAATGCAGTCACCTGCGTCTACAGAACCATCCTCTCCAAGCACAGGAAGCACCTCTTGATCACCATCTCCTGGTTCACCACGCAGGCGGGTCACCGCGACGTGATCATGAGCTTCGACCACGATCCGTCTTCTTCCTTCCAGCTCGGCACCAATTCGGGCCTGTTCAGGAAGAGCAGGAGCCACCACAGGAAGGTGGAGCACCGGAATTCTGAGGTGGAAGTCTTCTGGGACTTTTCGAAAGCCGTGTATGAGACGGGGCCGGAACCTGTGGATGGGTTCTATGTGCTGGTCACGGTTGATTCTGAATTGGGTCTTGCTCTTGGTGACCTGGCAACGCAAGAAGCCATCTGCAAGAAGCTCAAGGTATGTGGAAGCGGGGATACACCGAAATTCTCTTTAGTTTCGAGGCGAGAGAATTTGTCGGGGGACTCGATGTACAGCACCAAGGCCAGGTTCGGCAAGACGGGCATCGTGCATGATGTGCTGATCAAGCACAGAGACGAGAGCGAGGGGCAGACGCATCCGGTCCTATGCGTTTACGTCGACAAGAAGATCGTGCTGAAAGTGAAGAGGTTGCAGTGGAACTTCCGGGGGAGCCAGACGATTTTCGTGGACGGCTCGGCGATCGACCTGTTGTGGAACGTGCACGACTGGTTCTTCGGCCCGGGCACCCGATGCGCGACCTTCATGTTCAGGACGAGGAGCGAAACGTCGGCGGCAGCGGCCGCGACGACGGCTTACGACCACGAAAGGCTCTGGTTGGAAGAGAAGTTGGTGATGCAGGAAGAGGAAGAATGTCACGGAAGCGAATTTTCTCTATTGATATGTGCAAGAAAGAGCACATGA
- the LOC104421265 gene encoding uncharacterized protein LOC104421265 isoform X1, giving the protein MEPLKRLHLLEVLTLYCFLHLCIAKQVLGTLCGETQIDPPFSNLNSTEASPLSRMILCRSQKPYFRTSLGLFPISSIDYTNKLLAITYQPSCSSQSLFFFPSILTAGFPSPPHPNSLLLLNCIDARLPIMSTPIPNCTDFYTCQALPGNPGQSSKPLDSCLLVHDLEELQNGIDPKALNCSGSRWVYKKNATNNGTESEDFRGYELGTRISFDIPDHVPNLCNECERPNGNCGVGLKCICHPRECKSSVGARRSNFLLQGTGSSQEEAHHPSPLVVSSSVSLLSVWFFSFENLLVH; this is encoded by the exons ATGGAGCCACTGAAGAGGCTCCATCTCCTAGAAGTTCTGACACTGTACTGCTTTCTTCACCTTTGCATAGCCAAACAAGTGCTTGGAACTCTCTGTGGCGAAACCCAAATCGACCCGCCTTTCTCGAACTTGAATTCGACTGAGGCATCTCCATTGAGCAGGATGATTCTCTGCAGATCTCAGAAGCCATACTTCAGAACATCTCTTGGTCTTTTCCCGATTTCCTCCATTGACTACACCAACAAACTATTGGCCATCACATACCAACCGTCTTGCTCGTCTCaatcccttttcttctttccttcaattCTCACTGCCGGCTTCCCCTCGCCTCCGCACCCAAACTCTCTCCTCCTACTCAACTGCATCGATGCAAGACTTCCCATAATGTCGACTCCTATCCCTAATTGCACCGATTTTTATACATGTCAAGCTCTTCCAGGAAATCCAGGGCAATCATCCAAACCTCTTGATTCATGCTTGCTTGTTCATGATCTGGAAGAGCTTCAGAATGGTATCGATCCTAAGGCCCTGAATTGCTCCGGTTCCAGATGGGTATACAAGAAAAATGCGACTAATAACGGTACTGAGTCGGAGGACTTCAGAGGGTATGAGCTTGGGACGAGGATTTCATTCGACATTCCAGATCACGTACCGAACCTCTGCAACGAGTGCGAAAGGCCTAATGGAAACTGCGGCGTGGGATTGAAGTGCATCTGCCATCCAAGGGAGTGCA AATCATCAGTCGGCGCCAGGagatcaaattttcttttgcagggGACAGGGTCATCTCAGGAGGAGGCGCATCATCCAAGCCCTTTGGTAGTGTCCTCTTCTGTTTCCTTGCTATCCGTTTGGTTCTTTTCATTTGAGAATCTGTTGGTGCACTAG
- the LOC104421265 gene encoding uncharacterized protein LOC104421265 isoform X2, translating to MEPLKRLHLLEVLTLYCFLHLCIAKQVLGTLCGETQIDPPFSNLNSTEASPLSRMILCRSQKPYFRTSLGLFPISSIDYTNKLLAITYQPSCSSQSLFFFPSILTAGFPSPPHPNSLLLLNCIDARLPIMSTPIPNCTDFYTCQALPGNPGQSSKPLDSCLLVHDLEELQNGIDPKALNCSGSRWVYKKNATNNGTESEDFRGYELGTRISFDIPDHVPNLCNECERPNGNCGVGLKCICHPRECRDRVISGGGASSKPFGSVLFCFLAIRLVLFI from the exons ATGGAGCCACTGAAGAGGCTCCATCTCCTAGAAGTTCTGACACTGTACTGCTTTCTTCACCTTTGCATAGCCAAACAAGTGCTTGGAACTCTCTGTGGCGAAACCCAAATCGACCCGCCTTTCTCGAACTTGAATTCGACTGAGGCATCTCCATTGAGCAGGATGATTCTCTGCAGATCTCAGAAGCCATACTTCAGAACATCTCTTGGTCTTTTCCCGATTTCCTCCATTGACTACACCAACAAACTATTGGCCATCACATACCAACCGTCTTGCTCGTCTCaatcccttttcttctttccttcaattCTCACTGCCGGCTTCCCCTCGCCTCCGCACCCAAACTCTCTCCTCCTACTCAACTGCATCGATGCAAGACTTCCCATAATGTCGACTCCTATCCCTAATTGCACCGATTTTTATACATGTCAAGCTCTTCCAGGAAATCCAGGGCAATCATCCAAACCTCTTGATTCATGCTTGCTTGTTCATGATCTGGAAGAGCTTCAGAATGGTATCGATCCTAAGGCCCTGAATTGCTCCGGTTCCAGATGGGTATACAAGAAAAATGCGACTAATAACGGTACTGAGTCGGAGGACTTCAGAGGGTATGAGCTTGGGACGAGGATTTCATTCGACATTCCAGATCACGTACCGAACCTCTGCAACGAGTGCGAAAGGCCTAATGGAAACTGCGGCGTGGGATTGAAGTGCATCTGCCATCCAAGGGAGTGCA ggGACAGGGTCATCTCAGGAGGAGGCGCATCATCCAAGCCCTTTGGTAGTGTCCTCTTCTGTTTCCTTGCTATCCGTTTGGTTCTTTTCATTTGA
- the LOC104421266 gene encoding stress-response A/B barrel domain-containing protein At5g22580 produces the protein ILSFSDLFCFRIEVAMGDFKHLVIVKFKEDIVIEEILKGLEKLALEIEAVKSFEWGQDIEGLEMLRQGFTHAFMMSFHKKEDFTAFLGHSNHVEFSSTFSSAIEKVVVLDFPAVLVKSPA, from the exons ATCCTGTCGTTCAGTGACCTTTTTTGCTTCAGGATTGAAGTAGCGATGGGAGACTTTAAGCATCTAGTTATCGTCAAGTTCAAAGAAGACATCGTCATTGAAGAGATTCTCAAGGGATTGGAGAAGCTGGCGCTGGAGATCGAAGCTGTCAAGTCCTTTGAATG GGGACAAGACATAGAAGGGCTAGAGATGCTCAGACAAGGTTTTACTCATGCTTTCATGATGTCATTCCACAAGAAGGAGGACTTCACCGCCTTTCTCGGTCATTCGAATCACGTAGAGTTCTCCTCTACATTTTCCTCAGCTATTGAGAAGGTGGTCGTGCTTGATTTCCCTGCCGTTCTTGTGAAATCACCAGCATGA